From the Kogia breviceps isolate mKogBre1 chromosome 3, mKogBre1 haplotype 1, whole genome shotgun sequence genome, one window contains:
- the NEIL1 gene encoding endonuclease 8-like 1 isoform X4, whose protein sequence is MHTWPNLLSSSPTGPGHPSHRMPEGPELHLASHFVNKACRELVFGGCVEKSPVSRNPEVPFESSAYHISALARGKELRLTLSPLPGAQPPRGPLALVFRFGMTGSFQLVPSDALPPHAHLRFYTAPPGPRLALCFVDIRRFGHWDLGGKWQPGRGPCVLLEYEQFRENVLRNLADKAFDRPICEALLDQRFFNGIGNYLRAEILYRLRIPPFEKARTVLEALQQHRPSPELTLSQKIRAKLQNPDLLELCHSVPKEVVQLGGKGYGPESTEEDFAAFRAWLQCYGTPGMSSLRDRHGRTIWFQGDPGPLAPKATVSCRGKVPQEEIQGSTAGS, encoded by the exons ATGCACACCTGGCCCAACCTGCTGTCATCCTCCCCTACAGGGCCTGGCCACCCTTCCCACAGAATGCCTGAGGGCCCTGAGCTGCATCTGGCCAGCCACTTTGTGAACAAGGCATGCAGGGAGCTGGTGTTTGGCGGGTGTGTGGAGAAGTCACCTGTCAGCCGCAACCCTGAGGTGCCCTTTGAGAGCAGCGCCTACCACATCTCAGCTTTAGCCCGAGGCAAGGAGCTGCGCCTGACACTGAGCCCCCTGCCTGGGGCCCAGCCCCCACGGGGGCCACTGGCCCTTGTCTTCCGCTTTGGCATGACCGGCTCCTTCCAGCTGGTGCCCAGCGATGCGCTGCCACCCCATGCTCATCTGCGCTTTTACACGGCTCCCCCTGGCCCCAGACTTGCCCTCTGCTTCGTGGACATCCGTCGCTTTGGCCACTGGGACCTCGGGGGCAAGTGGCAGCCAGGCCGCGGGCCGTGTGTCTTGCTGGAGTACGAGCAGTTCAG GGAGAATGTGTTACGAAACCTAGCAGACAAGGCCTTTGACCGGCCCATTTGTGAGGCCCTCTTGGACCAGAGGTTCTTCAATGGCATTGGCAACTATCTGCGGGCAGAGATCCTATACCG GCTGAGGATACCCCCCTTCGAGAAGGCCCGCACGGTTCTGGAGGCACTGCAGCAGCACAGGCCg AGCCCGGAGCTGACCCTGAGCCAGAAGATCAGGGCCAAGCTGCAGAACCCAGACTTGCTGGAGCTGTGCCACTCAGTGCCCAAGGAAGTGGTCCAGCTGG GAGGCAAAGGCTATGGGCCGGAGAGCACGGAGGAGGACTTTGCTGCCTTTCGAGCCTGGCTGCAGTGTTATGGCACGCCGGGCATGAGCTCCCTGCGGGACCGGCATGGCCGCACCATCTGGTTCCAG GGGGATCCTGGACCCTTGGCACCCAAAG CAACAGTATCCTGCAGGGGGAAAGTCCCGCAAGAAGAAATCCAAGGGAGCACAGCGGGGTCCTGA
- the NEIL1 gene encoding endonuclease 8-like 1 isoform X1, protein MHTWPNLLSSSPTGPGHPSHRMPEGPELHLASHFVNKACRELVFGGCVEKSPVSRNPEVPFESSAYHISALARGKELRLTLSPLPGAQPPRGPLALVFRFGMTGSFQLVPSDALPPHAHLRFYTAPPGPRLALCFVDIRRFGHWDLGGKWQPGRGPCVLLEYEQFRENVLRNLADKAFDRPICEALLDQRFFNGIGNYLRAEILYRLRIPPFEKARTVLEALQQHRPSPELTLSQKIRAKLQNPDLLELCHSVPKEVVQLGGKGYGPESTEEDFAAFRAWLQCYGTPGMSSLRDRHGRTIWFQGDPGPLAPKVPTPTLGGTPEWEHGNLEEGGRGHKILQPHQQQYPAGGKSRKKKSKGAQRGPEDQVEDPPPPNKAPSRTQRARRGLPEQTAAQQPKGTSLQRDPEAPCVPEKGKRRRQPATSGRRRPQKIKADTPSLEPEETSAS, encoded by the exons ATGCACACCTGGCCCAACCTGCTGTCATCCTCCCCTACAGGGCCTGGCCACCCTTCCCACAGAATGCCTGAGGGCCCTGAGCTGCATCTGGCCAGCCACTTTGTGAACAAGGCATGCAGGGAGCTGGTGTTTGGCGGGTGTGTGGAGAAGTCACCTGTCAGCCGCAACCCTGAGGTGCCCTTTGAGAGCAGCGCCTACCACATCTCAGCTTTAGCCCGAGGCAAGGAGCTGCGCCTGACACTGAGCCCCCTGCCTGGGGCCCAGCCCCCACGGGGGCCACTGGCCCTTGTCTTCCGCTTTGGCATGACCGGCTCCTTCCAGCTGGTGCCCAGCGATGCGCTGCCACCCCATGCTCATCTGCGCTTTTACACGGCTCCCCCTGGCCCCAGACTTGCCCTCTGCTTCGTGGACATCCGTCGCTTTGGCCACTGGGACCTCGGGGGCAAGTGGCAGCCAGGCCGCGGGCCGTGTGTCTTGCTGGAGTACGAGCAGTTCAG GGAGAATGTGTTACGAAACCTAGCAGACAAGGCCTTTGACCGGCCCATTTGTGAGGCCCTCTTGGACCAGAGGTTCTTCAATGGCATTGGCAACTATCTGCGGGCAGAGATCCTATACCG GCTGAGGATACCCCCCTTCGAGAAGGCCCGCACGGTTCTGGAGGCACTGCAGCAGCACAGGCCg AGCCCGGAGCTGACCCTGAGCCAGAAGATCAGGGCCAAGCTGCAGAACCCAGACTTGCTGGAGCTGTGCCACTCAGTGCCCAAGGAAGTGGTCCAGCTGG GAGGCAAAGGCTATGGGCCGGAGAGCACGGAGGAGGACTTTGCTGCCTTTCGAGCCTGGCTGCAGTGTTATGGCACGCCGGGCATGAGCTCCCTGCGGGACCGGCATGGCCGCACCATCTGGTTCCAG GGGGATCCTGGACCCTTGGCACCCAAAG TCCCCACTCCAACCCTTGGAGGCACTCCAGAGTGGGAGCATGGGAATCTAGAGGAAGGGGGCCGCGGCCACAAGATCCTCCAACCCCATCAGCAACAGTATCCTGCAGGGGGAAAGTCCCGCAAGAAGAAATCCAAGGGAGCACAGCGGGGTCCTGAGGACCAAGTGGAG GACCCTCCACCTCCAAACAAGGCCCCTTCAAGGACACAAAGGGCACGGAGAGGCCTCCCTGAGCAGACTGCGGCCCAGCAGCCCAAGGGGACCAGCCTCCAACGGGACCCAGAAGCCCCCTGTGTCCCtgagaaagggaagaggaggaggcaacCAGCGACCTCAG GCCGCCGTAGACCCCAAAAGATCAAGGCTGACACACCATCCTTGGAGCCTGAGGAGACCTCAGCCTCTTAG
- the NEIL1 gene encoding endonuclease 8-like 1 isoform X3, whose translation MHTWPNLLSSSPTGPGHPSHRMPEGPELHLASHFVNKACRELVFGGCVEKSPVSRNPEVPFESSAYHISALARGKELRLTLSPLPGAQPPRGPLALVFRFGMTGSFQLVPSDALPPHAHLRFYTAPPGPRLALCFVDIRRFGHWDLGGKWQPGRGPCVLLEYEQFRENVLRNLADKAFDRPICEALLDQRFFNGIGNYLRAEILYRLRIPPFEKARTVLEALQQHRPSPELTLSQKIRAKLQNPDLLELCHSVPKEVVQLGGKGYGPESTEEDFAAFRAWLQCYGTPGMSSLRDRHGRTIWFQGDPGPLAPKGGKSRKKKSKGAQRGPEDQVEDPPPPNKAPSRTQRARRGLPEQTAAQQPKGTSLQRDPEAPCVPEKGKRRRQPATSGRRRPQKIKADTPSLEPEETSAS comes from the exons ATGCACACCTGGCCCAACCTGCTGTCATCCTCCCCTACAGGGCCTGGCCACCCTTCCCACAGAATGCCTGAGGGCCCTGAGCTGCATCTGGCCAGCCACTTTGTGAACAAGGCATGCAGGGAGCTGGTGTTTGGCGGGTGTGTGGAGAAGTCACCTGTCAGCCGCAACCCTGAGGTGCCCTTTGAGAGCAGCGCCTACCACATCTCAGCTTTAGCCCGAGGCAAGGAGCTGCGCCTGACACTGAGCCCCCTGCCTGGGGCCCAGCCCCCACGGGGGCCACTGGCCCTTGTCTTCCGCTTTGGCATGACCGGCTCCTTCCAGCTGGTGCCCAGCGATGCGCTGCCACCCCATGCTCATCTGCGCTTTTACACGGCTCCCCCTGGCCCCAGACTTGCCCTCTGCTTCGTGGACATCCGTCGCTTTGGCCACTGGGACCTCGGGGGCAAGTGGCAGCCAGGCCGCGGGCCGTGTGTCTTGCTGGAGTACGAGCAGTTCAG GGAGAATGTGTTACGAAACCTAGCAGACAAGGCCTTTGACCGGCCCATTTGTGAGGCCCTCTTGGACCAGAGGTTCTTCAATGGCATTGGCAACTATCTGCGGGCAGAGATCCTATACCG GCTGAGGATACCCCCCTTCGAGAAGGCCCGCACGGTTCTGGAGGCACTGCAGCAGCACAGGCCg AGCCCGGAGCTGACCCTGAGCCAGAAGATCAGGGCCAAGCTGCAGAACCCAGACTTGCTGGAGCTGTGCCACTCAGTGCCCAAGGAAGTGGTCCAGCTGG GAGGCAAAGGCTATGGGCCGGAGAGCACGGAGGAGGACTTTGCTGCCTTTCGAGCCTGGCTGCAGTGTTATGGCACGCCGGGCATGAGCTCCCTGCGGGACCGGCATGGCCGCACCATCTGGTTCCAG GGGGATCCTGGACCCTTGGCACCCAAAG GGGGAAAGTCCCGCAAGAAGAAATCCAAGGGAGCACAGCGGGGTCCTGAGGACCAAGTGGAG GACCCTCCACCTCCAAACAAGGCCCCTTCAAGGACACAAAGGGCACGGAGAGGCCTCCCTGAGCAGACTGCGGCCCAGCAGCCCAAGGGGACCAGCCTCCAACGGGACCCAGAAGCCCCCTGTGTCCCtgagaaagggaagaggaggaggcaacCAGCGACCTCAG GCCGCCGTAGACCCCAAAAGATCAAGGCTGACACACCATCCTTGGAGCCTGAGGAGACCTCAGCCTCTTAG
- the NEIL1 gene encoding endonuclease 8-like 1 isoform X2: MPEGPELHLASHFVNKACRELVFGGCVEKSPVSRNPEVPFESSAYHISALARGKELRLTLSPLPGAQPPRGPLALVFRFGMTGSFQLVPSDALPPHAHLRFYTAPPGPRLALCFVDIRRFGHWDLGGKWQPGRGPCVLLEYEQFRENVLRNLADKAFDRPICEALLDQRFFNGIGNYLRAEILYRLRIPPFEKARTVLEALQQHRPSPELTLSQKIRAKLQNPDLLELCHSVPKEVVQLGGKGYGPESTEEDFAAFRAWLQCYGTPGMSSLRDRHGRTIWFQGDPGPLAPKVPTPTLGGTPEWEHGNLEEGGRGHKILQPHQQQYPAGGKSRKKKSKGAQRGPEDQVEDPPPPNKAPSRTQRARRGLPEQTAAQQPKGTSLQRDPEAPCVPEKGKRRRQPATSGRRRPQKIKADTPSLEPEETSAS, translated from the exons ATGCCTGAGGGCCCTGAGCTGCATCTGGCCAGCCACTTTGTGAACAAGGCATGCAGGGAGCTGGTGTTTGGCGGGTGTGTGGAGAAGTCACCTGTCAGCCGCAACCCTGAGGTGCCCTTTGAGAGCAGCGCCTACCACATCTCAGCTTTAGCCCGAGGCAAGGAGCTGCGCCTGACACTGAGCCCCCTGCCTGGGGCCCAGCCCCCACGGGGGCCACTGGCCCTTGTCTTCCGCTTTGGCATGACCGGCTCCTTCCAGCTGGTGCCCAGCGATGCGCTGCCACCCCATGCTCATCTGCGCTTTTACACGGCTCCCCCTGGCCCCAGACTTGCCCTCTGCTTCGTGGACATCCGTCGCTTTGGCCACTGGGACCTCGGGGGCAAGTGGCAGCCAGGCCGCGGGCCGTGTGTCTTGCTGGAGTACGAGCAGTTCAG GGAGAATGTGTTACGAAACCTAGCAGACAAGGCCTTTGACCGGCCCATTTGTGAGGCCCTCTTGGACCAGAGGTTCTTCAATGGCATTGGCAACTATCTGCGGGCAGAGATCCTATACCG GCTGAGGATACCCCCCTTCGAGAAGGCCCGCACGGTTCTGGAGGCACTGCAGCAGCACAGGCCg AGCCCGGAGCTGACCCTGAGCCAGAAGATCAGGGCCAAGCTGCAGAACCCAGACTTGCTGGAGCTGTGCCACTCAGTGCCCAAGGAAGTGGTCCAGCTGG GAGGCAAAGGCTATGGGCCGGAGAGCACGGAGGAGGACTTTGCTGCCTTTCGAGCCTGGCTGCAGTGTTATGGCACGCCGGGCATGAGCTCCCTGCGGGACCGGCATGGCCGCACCATCTGGTTCCAG GGGGATCCTGGACCCTTGGCACCCAAAG TCCCCACTCCAACCCTTGGAGGCACTCCAGAGTGGGAGCATGGGAATCTAGAGGAAGGGGGCCGCGGCCACAAGATCCTCCAACCCCATCAGCAACAGTATCCTGCAGGGGGAAAGTCCCGCAAGAAGAAATCCAAGGGAGCACAGCGGGGTCCTGAGGACCAAGTGGAG GACCCTCCACCTCCAAACAAGGCCCCTTCAAGGACACAAAGGGCACGGAGAGGCCTCCCTGAGCAGACTGCGGCCCAGCAGCCCAAGGGGACCAGCCTCCAACGGGACCCAGAAGCCCCCTGTGTCCCtgagaaagggaagaggaggaggcaacCAGCGACCTCAG GCCGCCGTAGACCCCAAAAGATCAAGGCTGACACACCATCCTTGGAGCCTGAGGAGACCTCAGCCTCTTAG